Genomic DNA from Sulfurirhabdus autotrophica:
GCGAAAGCTGATTCATGTCGCCTTCGGTGTACTTAAATCAGGAAAATATTTCGATCCGACTTTGCATGGGGGTTGACTTGGATAACAGTATCTACGCGAGCCAATCCCCTGTCACATACACAGGCGCTATTGATTTGAAGTATTATTGGTGAATGTTAGAGCCAACCCTATCTATTCCTTATTTTCCGCAAATATATTCGAGACTAATCACTGCAAGCCTTGTGTTTTTTCTGCTGCTTTTTGGTGGGTTCCTGTTCACCATTTCTAACGAAACTCGCTGGAATAGCTTTTTTATACTTTGGTTTAGCTTCATTGGGCTCATTGCCTTCTTGACCTTATTCACTTGGCGCACCAGAGTATTTTCTAAGACTACGAACATCATTAAAACCTATTACTTACTCGGGTTTATTCCTCTTTGGTCGGAAAATTTTCAAATATCAGAATTCACGCATATCAAAAGGCGTGTTACTTGTGCTCGAGGATACGACACTGAAGGTATGTATCATCCGGAGATCTATCTGGCTGGAAAAGGGCAACGAGAGATAAAATTACAGGAGTTTGTGGATTGCAATGACAATCATCACACTTTGTCTGAGGAGTGGGCGAAGAAAATCTCGACTGCTACCCGTCTTCCCGTGATTGATTTCATCGAATCTTGGAATACCAATCAAGCTTAGTTGTAATCACACAAACACAACAATTTCGTCTACTATGCGAGTGAATTATCCGGAACCTCAATAGTGTTCAATCGCCTTATGCATTTTTTACGTAGCTCGCGTTTATTCGTACTGACTACACTTATTGTCGTTTATCTGGCATTTTTATTCGGTAACAGCAGCTTTTCGCCCCGCGATTTGCTGGATGCCATTTATATTCGTGTGCAAACCGACCCGGCACTTTCATCTCACTATGACTGGCCTGTAAAATTGCAGTTTGACGCACCATTAGAACTGCCTCATATTAATAACTACCCTGCCTTTGCCCGCGTAGGCGTGCGGGGTAATGTGCACTGGCAGAATAATCAATTAACTGTTCAGCTCCATGAAGTAAGCCATGCCGCCGAACGAAATTTATGGTTTGACTGCAAGGCATTGAAGGAAGTAAGGGTTGGCTTAACACCAATGGGATTTTTTGGTGCAGAACACAGTGTCAACAATCCGCCCGGGAGCTGGTCTGCATGGCAGCCCATTTCTGTTGAGCGATCCGGTCAGCGCGCATACAGCACACAAGGGAATTGGGAATTTACTATTCCTGCACCACTTGCAAGCAAACCTTGGGAACAACGGCTGGCTATTGAAACGAAATGCACAGTCAAGGATGGTAGCGTTTTTAATATGACGAGCTTTACGTCATCCTGGTTTTTAGCCAATGCTGCGCATCAGCAAGCCTACGCTCCTGACCCATGCTCACAAACCTTACCGTTGCGTGAAGCACTTGCTGCGCGCTGCCAAAATGCGGTTGAAGCTCGGATAAATAGCCCTTGGGGACGACAAGAACTCACGCATAACCCAGGTAAAGAGGCAACTTGGCTTGATATTGCGATTGCCGAAAAGATGCCTGATACCATCAGACCATTGGTAAAAGCAGGGATTGATGTGAATAGCACTTCGGATGATTATTCGGGTGATACCGCATTAATTTACGCTGCAGGCAATGGCGATTATAAAAGCGTGCGCGAGTTGTTGATGCTGGGTGCAAACAACAACCAAAAAAACAAAATCGGCTTTAGCCCTTACAACGCTGCTGCCAGTAGCGGTTATGGTGATTTGGCAATGGAACTGGCAGAACAAGGCGTCAATCGTGACACCAACACGAGTAACGCATACTCTGCCCTGTCCCTTGCTGCTTACTTTGGGGATAGGGCGACAGTACGCCGTTTATTAGAATCTGGCAGCGATCCCGACATACAAGTGGGCGGTTGGTACAACGCATTGCACCATGCTGTGAAAAAAGATAATTTAGATCTTGCCCGCACATTGCTGGTTGGTGGCGCCAACCCCAACATTGGCGTGTCCGCAAGGCGTGGTGAAACCCCGCTGATGATGGCCGCTGAGAATGGCAGCATCCCCATGATGAAATTGCTGATCTTAATGGGTGCCAGCATTGACTTGATAGATCAAATGGGGAAAAACGCCACAGATTATGCTGAGTATTTTCGCAAAGCGGATGCATCTGATTTTCTGTGCAAACGAGGTTTGGAACCCACATCCATTGACAGGTCTCCACGCAATAATGAAACAAAAAAACGTGCTAATTGCATTGCCCCCAGTGTGGCCAGACCAAATGTTTGAATCAAGGATCGTCAGGTTCAGACTCAATTGAGTTTAGCAACAAAGCTACTTGTGCTCAGCAATGCCTGCCATGATCATGCTATGCACAAAATGATATTCTGTTCTATAACGTAAATTCCAGAGACAGCTACAGATGTTTAATTACGCGAAAAGATATCAGAAATGAACATTCCTAACCACCTCCAAATTTCTGATCAAATAGCCTCATCCGGGCAACCAGATGAGGCAGACTTTCGCTTTATCGCCTCCGCTGGATATAGATCAGTGATCAACCTGGCGATGCATGATTCAGATAATGCCATACCGGAAGAGGGATATATTGTTACCCGACTGGGTATGTCTTACCATCATATCCCTGTGCCTTTCGAAGCGCCGAAAACCAGCTACCTGATACAATTTATTGGCATTATGGAAACCCTTAAAACGGAAAAAGTGTGGGTTCATTGCGCATTGAATTACAGGGTCTCGGCATTTCTCTATTTGTATTTTCGATGACAAGGCTTGCCTGAACCTGAAGCGCAGAGCGCAATACTCAAAGATTGGGAGCCAAACTCAACATGGCAAGCATTTATGAAGCAACCAATTGATCAAATTCATTGCGCGATGCTCAGTGACAATGTCATAATGACTGAACGCAGCCAGACCATATAATCGTATTACTGAAAACACGCCTTGATCATTCAAGAGGTCTTCAGGTAACACGCATTTTACGGCGCTCCGACTGAGTTACTGAAGTGGAAGAAACCTTATGATTACTTGTTATCTTCGTTACGTGATTGATCCTTTGAAACTGAAAGAATTTGAAACCTATGGAAAGTTGTGGATTCCTTTGGTAGAAAAATTTGGCGGCAAGCACCATGGCTATTTTTTGCCTCACGAAGGGCCAAACAACATTGCACATGCCCTGTTTTCTTTTCCTTCACTAGCTGATTACGAAATTTACCGTGCTGCCGCTACAGATGACGCAGAGTGCCAGGCAGCTATGCGCTACTACCGGGAAACACAGTGCTTTCTGAGTTTTGAACGCTCGTTTACGCGCCCGGTTTTTGAATGAAGGCAGAAATCATCACACAAAGCAGTTCGCAACATGTGATTTATATAGCGCCCATAAAGCATGCTTAACTTAATTGCTGCTCAATGAAAGATACAGTGAAACATTTCCCTATCGGGTATCAACAAATACTTGATGAAACACTCAAAATTAACTTTGATCAATTGTCAGACCCATTGCCGGGTTCTCTATTGGCCACACTTTCCGCCACAAAGCCTAATGGACGATTTCTTGAGTTAGGTACGGGGAGTGGGTTATCAACAGCCTGGATACTTCATGGCATGGATGCGCTTTCATCCCTTACTACTATTGATAGCAACGAGGAACTGGTAGCCATCGCCAAAAGATACCTTGGTAATGACCAACGTGTAAGCTTTGTGGTTGGCCAAGGTGAAGAACTGATAAATAATACTGAGCCGGAATCTATTGATTTTATTTTTGCTGATACCTGGCCTGGAAAATATCATCAACTGGAAGAAACATTGTCACTATTAAAAAGTGGAGGGCTATATATCATTGATGACATGCTGCCACAAGACAACTGGCCGGATGGGCATGCTGACAAAGCCAGCAATCTAACTAAATATCTCGAAGCCCGGGATGATTTATTGACGACCAAAATTGCGTGGTCAACAGGGATCATCATTTGCACGAAAAGGGCTTAACAACACCCTTGCTTTAGCATGTACTCACTTACACACCAGAACCCTATTTGAGGTGCATCTTGGATGCTGCGACAGGAAATATACGTTTAATTCTCCGCCTGGAAGGCCTTGCCATTCTGGTCGCTTCGACATTCATGTTTCACAAATTAAATTTTGCATGGCCAACTTATTTTTGGTTTTTCCTGTTACCTGATTTGTCTTTTACAGGTTACTTGTTTGGCCCACGTGTCGGCGCTATTTCGTACAATCTTACCCACAGTTATTGCGGCGCAATTGCTTTAACTATTACTGGCGTTGTAATGGCAAACGCACTGGTACTTGCTGGTGGGCTCATTTGGTTTGCACATATCGGTTTTGACCGCGCGCTTGGTTATGGACTTAAATATGCTCAGGGATTTAGTTACACCCATTTAGGGAACATAGGTAAACAGGTTTAACTGACTAAGGTCACAATAGACTGGGTTTCCAAGATCAATATTCGGCTGTACTTTTGAAGTTTGAGATGAAAATTAGAACGACGTTAACTATAAAATGAAAAGACTTGCGCTTTTGTTCATTGTTATTTATCAACGACATATTTCGCCACACAAAGGATTTACCTGCGCATATAGATCACACACAGGCCAGGCCAGTTGTTCTGCTTTAGGCTTTCGCGCTATTCAACGCTTTGGCGTCTTGGGTGGGATTGGCATTCTGCAAAAACGACTGGAAAAATGTAGCGCAACGCATCACCGTAACGTTGTCGCACATCTGGATTGGCACAGGCAAGGAGGGTTTTGTGACTTACCTTGCGATCTGCCATGCGATACTAGTTGT
This window encodes:
- a CDS encoding ankyrin repeat domain-containing protein, whose translation is MFNRLMHFLRSSRLFVLTTLIVVYLAFLFGNSSFSPRDLLDAIYIRVQTDPALSSHYDWPVKLQFDAPLELPHINNYPAFARVGVRGNVHWQNNQLTVQLHEVSHAAERNLWFDCKALKEVRVGLTPMGFFGAEHSVNNPPGSWSAWQPISVERSGQRAYSTQGNWEFTIPAPLASKPWEQRLAIETKCTVKDGSVFNMTSFTSSWFLANAAHQQAYAPDPCSQTLPLREALAARCQNAVEARINSPWGRQELTHNPGKEATWLDIAIAEKMPDTIRPLVKAGIDVNSTSDDYSGDTALIYAAGNGDYKSVRELLMLGANNNQKNKIGFSPYNAAASSGYGDLAMELAEQGVNRDTNTSNAYSALSLAAYFGDRATVRRLLESGSDPDIQVGGWYNALHHAVKKDNLDLARTLLVGGANPNIGVSARRGETPLMMAAENGSIPMMKLLILMGASIDLIDQMGKNATDYAEYFRKADASDFLCKRGLEPTSIDRSPRNNETKKRANCIAPSVARPNV
- a CDS encoding protein tyrosine phosphatase family protein encodes the protein MNIPNHLQISDQIASSGQPDEADFRFIASAGYRSVINLAMHDSDNAIPEEGYIVTRLGMSYHHIPVPFEAPKTSYLIQFIGIMETLKTEKVWVHCALNYRVSAFLYLYFR
- a CDS encoding NIPSNAP family protein, with amino-acid sequence MITCYLRYVIDPLKLKEFETYGKLWIPLVEKFGGKHHGYFLPHEGPNNIAHALFSFPSLADYEIYRAAATDDAECQAAMRYYRETQCFLSFERSFTRPVFE
- a CDS encoding O-methyltransferase; this translates as MKDTVKHFPIGYQQILDETLKINFDQLSDPLPGSLLATLSATKPNGRFLELGTGSGLSTAWILHGMDALSSLTTIDSNEELVAIAKRYLGNDQRVSFVVGQGEELINNTEPESIDFIFADTWPGKYHQLEETLSLLKSGGLYIIDDMLPQDNWPDGHADKASNLTKYLEARDDLLTTKIAWSTGIIICTKRA
- a CDS encoding DUF4260 domain-containing protein, whose translation is MDAATGNIRLILRLEGLAILVASTFMFHKLNFAWPTYFWFFLLPDLSFTGYLFGPRVGAISYNLTHSYCGAIALTITGVVMANALVLAGGLIWFAHIGFDRALGYGLKYAQGFSYTHLGNIGKQV
- the yidD gene encoding membrane protein insertion efficiency factor YidD yields the protein MKRLALLFIVIYQRHISPHKGFTCAYRSHTGQASCSALGFRAIQRFGVLGGIGILQKRLEKCSATHHRNVVAHLDWHRQGGFCDLPCDLPCDTSCLDAGCNLLSNCGSPGDCRDFWPSRKKRGKEQWVHIAPNTKHNRATKKH